The following coding sequences lie in one Egibacteraceae bacterium genomic window:
- a CDS encoding ribose-phosphate diphosphokinase yields the protein MEIVTKKRMQIFSGRGHPELAHEVVDHLGMRLGDVDIHRFANGEIYCRYRENVRGSDVFVIQTHCAPVNENIMEQLILIEAAKRASAKRITAVVPFYGYARQDKKTRSREPITAKLLADMLTVAGADRVVSVDLHTQQIQGFLDAPLDSLTALPLLVGWLIEHYDDTELVVASPDAGRVRLAEKFASRLPQAQMAFLAKTRTSHNVAKTLAVVGEVEGKTCVLVDDMIDTAGTICGAAEALMEHGAARVIVCATHPVLSGPACDRLERSTIQRVVLTNTLPLPERAPDKVEVVSVAPIVASTMKAIFEDESVSELFDDQNQ from the coding sequence ATGGAGATCGTCACCAAGAAGCGGATGCAGATCTTCTCCGGGCGGGGGCACCCGGAGCTCGCGCACGAGGTCGTCGACCACCTCGGCATGCGGCTCGGTGATGTCGACATCCATCGGTTCGCCAACGGCGAGATCTACTGCCGCTACCGGGAGAACGTCCGCGGATCCGACGTGTTCGTGATCCAGACGCACTGTGCGCCGGTCAACGAGAACATCATGGAGCAGCTGATCCTGATCGAGGCCGCCAAGCGGGCCTCGGCCAAGCGCATCACCGCGGTGGTCCCCTTCTACGGCTACGCCCGGCAGGACAAGAAGACCCGCTCCCGCGAGCCGATCACCGCCAAGCTGCTGGCCGACATGCTGACGGTGGCGGGTGCGGACCGGGTCGTCTCGGTGGACCTGCACACCCAGCAGATCCAGGGCTTCCTCGACGCGCCCCTGGACAGCCTCACCGCGCTGCCGCTGCTCGTGGGCTGGTTGATCGAGCACTACGACGACACCGAGCTGGTGGTCGCGTCGCCGGACGCCGGCCGGGTCCGCCTGGCCGAGAAGTTCGCCTCCCGCCTGCCCCAGGCGCAGATGGCGTTCCTGGCCAAGACCCGGACGTCCCACAACGTGGCGAAGACGCTCGCGGTCGTCGGCGAGGTGGAGGGCAAGACCTGCGTCCTCGTCGACGACATGATCGACACAGCGGGGACGATCTGCGGTGCCGCCGAGGCGCTGATGGAGCACGGGGCAGCCCGCGTGATCGTCTGCGCCACCCATCCGGTGCTGTCGGGACCGGCCTGTGACCGCCTCGAGCGGTCAACGATCCAACGGGTGGTGCTGACCAACACCCTGCCCCTGCCCGAGCGCGCCCCCGACAAGGTCGAGGTCGTCTCCGTCGCCCCGATCGTGGCCAGCACCATGAAGGCGATCTTCGAGGACGAGTCGGTCAGCGAGCTGTTCGACGACCAGAACCAGTAG
- a CDS encoding 50S ribosomal protein L25 — MRAGAAIFQFSFGTRSVQIMADQVALSARPRVGSGKGEARALRREGRVPAVAYGADLDAPRSISVDALELFHALHTDAGLNAIINLKVGDDEQLVIARELQRHPVKRHLLHADFVTISRLVRIEVDVPVITEGEAAGEDEGGVAEQQLYTIPVEVLPLEVPDHIILDISDMQIGDVKRVGDLTLPEGVVSLEDPERTVVTVVVPALEVPEPEEGAPLEPVEGAEAAVEGAADSPEESGDSASGEG; from the coding sequence GTGCGCGCCGGCGCCGCGATCTTCCAATTTTCCTTCGGTACCAGGAGTGTGCAGATCATGGCCGACCAGGTCGCCCTCAGCGCCCGCCCGCGGGTGGGCTCGGGGAAGGGTGAGGCCCGGGCCTTGCGCCGCGAGGGCCGGGTGCCCGCGGTCGCCTACGGTGCCGACCTTGATGCACCGCGCTCGATCTCGGTCGACGCCTTGGAGCTTTTCCACGCACTGCACACCGATGCCGGGCTCAACGCGATCATCAACCTCAAGGTCGGCGACGACGAGCAGCTCGTGATCGCCCGGGAGCTCCAGCGCCACCCCGTGAAGCGCCATCTGCTGCACGCCGACTTCGTCACGATCTCGCGCCTGGTGCGCATCGAGGTCGACGTGCCGGTCATCACCGAGGGCGAGGCAGCCGGCGAGGACGAGGGCGGCGTCGCCGAGCAGCAGCTGTACACCATCCCGGTGGAGGTCCTGCCGCTGGAGGTGCCCGACCACATCATCCTGGACATCAGCGACATGCAGATCGGCGACGTGAAGCGCGTCGGGGACCTGACCCTGCCGGAGGGCGTCGTGTCGCTCGAGGACCCCGAGCGCACGGTGGTCACCGTCGTCGTGCCGGCACTCGAGGTGCCGGAGCCCGAGGAGGGTGCGCCGCTGGAGCCCGTCGAGGGTGCGGAGGCTGCCGTCGAGGGAGCCGCCGACAGCCCCGAGGAGTCCGGCGACTCCGCGTCGGGCGAGGGCTAA
- the pth gene encoding aminoacyl-tRNA hydrolase, which translates to MSDDRFLVVGLGNPQAEYGGTRHNVGADTVRLLADRLGAAFKPHKVKAQIADTFVEAGGTPLTLCLAFGYYNTSGGPVQAAMAFYKIPRERLIVVHDDIDLELGTIRLKQGGGTAGNKGLADIQQRVGGPDFLRVRIGVGRPPGRQSAADHVLRRFATRERDEADIAIERAADAVSDLVTGDLETAQNRHHAGGPGR; encoded by the coding sequence GTGAGCGACGACCGGTTCCTGGTGGTCGGTCTCGGCAATCCCCAGGCGGAGTACGGGGGCACCCGGCACAACGTCGGCGCGGACACGGTGCGTCTGCTCGCGGACCGCCTCGGGGCGGCGTTCAAGCCGCACAAGGTCAAGGCCCAGATCGCGGACACCTTCGTCGAGGCGGGTGGCACCCCGCTGACGTTGTGCCTCGCCTTCGGCTACTACAACACCTCGGGCGGCCCGGTGCAGGCCGCCATGGCCTTCTACAAGATCCCCCGCGAGCGGTTGATCGTCGTCCACGACGACATCGACCTGGAGCTCGGCACGATCCGGCTCAAGCAGGGTGGCGGCACCGCAGGCAACAAGGGACTGGCCGACATCCAGCAGCGCGTCGGTGGTCCGGACTTCCTCCGGGTGCGCATCGGCGTGGGCCGCCCCCCCGGTCGCCAGAGCGCCGCGGACCACGTGCTGCGGCGGTTCGCGACCAGGGAGCGCGACGAGGCGGACATCGCGATCGAGCGGGCGGCCGACGCCGTCAGCGACCTGGTCACCGGCGATCTCGAGACCGCGCAGAACCGCCACCACGCCGGGGGCCCGGGACGATGA
- a CDS encoding SRPBCC family protein, whose protein sequence is MGAYRFLTTWRLEAPVDEVWAALHDAATYPRWWPGFEDVDVLRPGTADGVGRRVRITMRGRLPYRLRFEVVGRAAHKPDRAVLDATGSLQGTGRWELRHDDGVTTMTYSWEVATTTAWMNVVEPFARPAFIVNHHAAMRRGAEGLARHLGSRLLSATSVPAARGRDWVPLAGLLLGMAGVGTRLQQRLRHRWSRATVSRPAAAPRARRRGGPPEGRRRPTWPSGARLPSRRG, encoded by the coding sequence ATGGGGGCGTACCGGTTCCTGACGACCTGGCGCCTCGAGGCGCCGGTCGACGAGGTCTGGGCGGCACTGCACGACGCGGCGACCTACCCGCGGTGGTGGCCGGGGTTCGAGGACGTGGACGTCCTGCGGCCCGGGACTGCCGACGGGGTCGGCCGGCGGGTCCGCATCACGATGCGCGGGCGGTTGCCGTATCGCCTGCGGTTCGAGGTCGTCGGTCGCGCGGCGCACAAGCCCGACCGCGCCGTCCTGGACGCGACCGGCTCCCTGCAGGGCACGGGGCGCTGGGAGCTGCGCCACGACGACGGGGTGACGACGATGACCTACTCCTGGGAGGTCGCCACGACGACGGCGTGGATGAACGTGGTCGAGCCGTTCGCGCGTCCGGCGTTCATCGTCAACCACCACGCGGCCATGCGCCGGGGAGCGGAGGGCCTCGCCCGCCACCTCGGCAGTCGACTGCTCTCCGCGACGAGCGTCCCCGCCGCGCGGGGCCGGGACTGGGTGCCGCTCGCGGGCCTCCTGCTGGGGATGGCGGGCGTGGGCACACGGCTGCAGCAGCGGCTACGGCACCGGTGGTCCCGGGCGACCGTCAGCCGGCCAGCAGCAGCACCCAGAGCCCGTCGGCGAGGAGGGCCGCCAGAAGGCCGACGCCGCCCCACATGGCCATCCGGGGCCCGACTGCCATCGCGTCGGGGCTGA
- a CDS encoding Rieske 2Fe-2S domain-containing protein, whose translation MARPVAVVEAADLPPGAVLTVTVGGRPVVVANLAGTLVAVDGACSHAAGPLGDGELVDGCQLRCPWHGATFDLRTGAVRSGPARKGLRRYDVAVEAGTVLLTGIDR comes from the coding sequence ATGGCCAGGCCCGTGGCGGTCGTCGAGGCCGCCGACCTGCCTCCCGGGGCCGTGCTGACCGTCACGGTCGGGGGCCGACCGGTGGTCGTCGCCAACCTCGCTGGGACGCTGGTGGCGGTGGACGGGGCGTGTTCGCACGCGGCCGGACCGCTCGGCGACGGGGAGCTGGTGGACGGCTGCCAGCTGCGGTGTCCCTGGCACGGCGCCACATTCGATCTGCGCACCGGCGCGGTCCGCAGCGGCCCTGCGCGCAAGGGGCTGCGCCGCTATGACGTCGCCGTGGAGGCAGGCACGGTCCTGCTCACCGGCATCGACCGATGA